A single window of Labeo rohita strain BAU-BD-2019 chromosome 4, IGBB_LRoh.1.0, whole genome shotgun sequence DNA harbors:
- the echdc3 gene encoding enoyl-CoA hydratase domain-containing protein 3, mitochondrial, with translation MILGGFYKASNLLKSSRASWRILTRKMSADSSSLTLREQQDGIRRIILNNPEKRNALSLAMLESLRENLLTDSQTDDLRVIIISARGPVFSAGHDLKELTAAQGRDYHSRVFQTCSEVMTLIQDIPVPVIAMVNGIATAAGCQLVASCDIAVASDKSSFATPGVNVGLFCSTPGVAIGRAVPRKVAMEMLFTGHPISAQDALLHGLVSKVVCEEQLEEETLAIARRVCECSRPVVALGKAVFHRQMAQGRDAAYASAATAMVENLTLQDGQEGIRAFLEKRKPVWSNSTEKSHT, from the exons atgattttaggCGGATTTTACAAAGCTTCAAACCTTCTGAAGTCCAGCAGGGCGTCTTGGAGGATCTTGACGAGGAAGATGAGCGCTGATTCTTCATCTCTGACCCTTAGAGAGCAACAGGACGGAATCAG GAGGATTATCCTAAATAACCCTGAGAAGAGGAACGCTCTGTCTCTGGCGATGCTGGAATCTCTGAGAGAAAACCTACTGACAGACTCACAAACAGACGATCTGCGTGTCATTATAATATCAG CGCGGGGTCCCGTGTTCTCGGCGGGTCATGACCTGAAGGAGCTGACGGCCGCTCAGGGCAGAGACTATCACAGCAGGGTGTTCCAGACCTGCTCAGAG GTCATGACCCTGATTCAAGACATCCCGGTGCCAGTCATTGCGATGGTGAACGGTATCGCCACAGCAGCGGGATGCCAGTTAGTTGCAAGCTGTGATATTGCTGTAGCGTCGGATAAATCATCTTTCGCTACTCCTGGAGTCAACGTGGGCCTGTTCTGCTCCACACCAGGAGTAGCGATAGGACGTGCGGTGCCCAGAAAG GTTGCCATGGAGATGCTGTTTACGGGCCATCCCATCTCGGCTCAGGACGCGCTGCTGCACGGGCTTGTCAGTAAGGTGGTGTGTGAGGAGCAGCTGGAGGAAGAGACACTGGCCATCGCCCGGCGGGTGTGTGAGTGCAGCCGGCCCGTGGTGGCTCTGGGGAAGGCCGTGTTTCACAGACAGATGGCTCAGGGCCGGGATGCAGCCTACGCCTCTGCTGCCACCGCCATGGTGGAAAACCTGACGCTGCAGGATGGGCAAGAGGGCATCAGGGCGTTCCTGGAGAAACGCAAACCTGTGTGGAGCAACAGCACTGAAAAAAGCCACACGTGA
- the fbxo7 gene encoding F-box only protein 7, whose protein sequence is MKLRVRINKQTSRLELDGPEPMLSELSARIRDTLLPQCGLGSDVEFSLSLNGKEVLVDTGQTLSSCGVVSGDMITVILPQQIQTAPETLSSAGAVQTNTPPSSEEAKPSGGSGADSSSVGDSGIEEWIEDEEGVSTFAPPPLLCCETEDGVIPHALERLLDSSNCRNPSDCLMLATHLLLLETGFLPQGCNVNSGEMPIGWRAAGGVYRLQYSHPLLENNLVSVVAVPMGRTLVINAVLKMDKTMENSRKLVLKPDDYVTADLAGGSTGVVYTDLCKLSRLFKDQLVYPLMAAARQALGLPALFGLPVLPPELLLRVLRLLDAASLVSLSAVCRDLNNATHDPSLWRHLVHRDFRVCFPAGNQQRDTDWKELYKKKYKQRKENERRGRCRFYPSHVPPIFPLTPIPSAPVPLPLYPPGIIGGDYDQAPVILPRPRFDPIGPLPGHLPGMGVPIGRRSLRPGGNRPADIRRGFI, encoded by the exons ATGAAGCTCAGGGTAAGAATCAACAAACAGACCAGCAGACTGGAGCTGGACGGACCAGAACCGATGCTGTCCGAGCTCAGTGCCCGGATCAGAGACACCCTGCTGCCTCAGTGCGGGCTGGG ATCTGATGTGGAGTTCAGTCTGTCTCTAAACGGGAAGGAGGTTCTGGTGGACACAGGACAGACACTCTCCTCCTGTGGGGTTGTTTCTGGCGATATGATCACTGTAATTTTGCCCCAGCAAATTCAAACTGCCCCAGAAACCCTGAGCAGTGCAGGAGCCGTCCAGACAAACACACCCCCATCCAGTGAGGAG GCTAAACCAAGCGGTGGCAGTGGAGCAGACAGCAGCAGTGTGGGTGATTCTGGGATAGAAGAGTGGATAGAGGATGAGGAGGGTGTGTCGACCTTCGCTCCGCCGCCGCTGCTGTGCTGTGAGACGGAGGATGGAGTGATTCCTCACGCGCTGGAGCGGCTGCTGGACTCATCAAACTGCCGAAACCCATCCGACTGTCTGATGCTGGCAACGCATCTGCTGCTGTTGGAGACCGGCTTCCTGCCACAG GGTTGTAATGTGAACTCAGGCGAGATGCCGATTGGCTGGCGGGCAGCAGGGGGCGTGTACAGACTTCAGTATTCCCACCCACTTCTGGAGAACAACCTGGTGTCAGTGGTCGCCGTGCCAATGGGCCGAACGCTCGTCATTAATG CTGTTCTGAAGATGGACAAGACTATGGAGAATTCGCGAAAGCTGGTGCTGAAACCAGATGATTATGTGACAGCTGATTTGGCAG GGGGAAGCACAGGCGTCGTCTACACAGACTTGTGCAAACTGTCTCGTCTCTTTAAAGATCAGCTGGTGTATCCACTCATGGCTGCTGCCAGACAGG cGCTGGGTCTGCCAGCTCTCTTCGGTCTGCCTGTTCTACCTCCTGAGCTGCTGTTGCGTGTGTTACGACTGCTGGACGCCGCCTCTCTCGTCTCGCTGTCTGCCGTGTGCCGAGACCTGAACAATGctacacatgatccttcactcTGGAGACACCTGGTGCACAGAGATTTCAgag tgtgttttCCTGCAGGAAATCAACAGAGAGACACTGACTGGAAGGAG CTTTACAAAAAGAAGTATAAACAGAGGAAGGAGAATGAACGCAGGGGCAGATGCCGTTTTTATCCGTCCCACGTGCCTCCGATTTTCCCTCTCACCCCCATCCCGTCCGCTCCGGTTCCCCTTCCTCTCTACCCTCCCGGCATCATCGGCGGAGATTACGATCAGGCGCCCGTCATCCTGCCCCGTCCACGCTTCGACCCCATTGGCCCACTCCCGGGTCATCTGCCAGGAATGGGCGTTCCCATTGGCCGACGGAGTCTGAGGCCGGGAGGAAATCGACCAGCGGACATCAGGAGAGGTTTCATTTGA
- the rtcb gene encoding RNA-splicing ligase RtcB homolog, producing MSRTYNDELQYLDKIHKNCWRIKKGFVPNMQVEGVFYVNDPLEKLMFEELRNACRGGGFGGFLPAMKQIGNVAALPGIVHRSIGLPDVHSGYGFAIGNMAAFDMDDPTAVVSPGGVGFDINCGVRLLRTNLDEGDVQPVKEQLAQSMFDHIPVGVGSKGVIPMGAKDLEEALEMGVDWSLREGYAWAEDKEHCEEYGRMLQADPNKVSSKAKKRGLPQLGTLGAGNHYAEIQVVDEIYNDYAAKKMGIDHKGQICVMIHSGSRGLGHQVATDALVAMEKAMKRDKITVNDRQLACARITSPEGQDYLKGMAAAGNYAWVNRSSMTFLTRQAFSKVFNTTPDDLDMHVIYDVSHNIAKVEEHMVDGKQKTLLVHRKGSTRAFPPHHPLIPVDYQLTGQPVLIGGTMGTCSYVLTGTEQGMTETFGTTCHGAGRALSRAKSRRNLDFQDVLDKLADMGIAIRVASPKLVMEEAPESYKNVTDVVNTCHDAGISQKAIKLRPIAVIKG from the exons atgagtcGCACTTATAATGACGAGCTTCAGTATCTAGATAAAATCCACAAAAACTGCTGGCGGATCAAGAAGGGCTTCGTGCCGAATATGCAG GTGGAGggtgttttctatgtgaatgaTCCTCTGGAGAAGCTCATGTTCGAGGAGCTGAGAAACGCCTGTCGTGGTGGAG GGTTTGGTGGTTTCTTGCCTGCTATGAAGCAAATTGGAAATGTTGCTGCCCTACCAGGAATTGTCCAT AGGTCTATTGGCTTGCCTGACGTCCACTCCGGATATGGTTTTGCTATCGGAAACATGGCTGCCTTTGACATGGATGACCCAACGGCCGTGGTCTCTCCCG GTGGTGTGGGGTTTGACATTAACTGTGGGGTCCGTCTGCTGAGGACTAACCTGGACGAGGGCGACGTGCAGCCGGTGAAGGAGCAGCTGGCTCAGTCCATGTTTGACCACATTCCTGTCGGAGTTGGATCCAAAGGCGTTATTCCCATGGGAGCAAA agATCTGGAGGAAGCTCTAGAGATGGGTGTTGATTGGTCGCTGAGGGAAGGATACGCCTGGGCTGAGGATAAGGAACACTGTGAGGAATATGGCCGAATGCTGCAGGCCGACCCCAACAAAGTCTCTTCTAAAGCCAAGAAGAGAGGACTGCCACAG TTAGGTACGCTGGGTGCAGGAAACCACTATGCTGAGATTCAGGTGGTGGATGAGATCTATAATGATTACGCAGCGAAGAAGATGGGCATCGACCACAAGGGGCAGATCTGTGTGATGATCCACAGCGGCAGTCGAGGCCTCGGCCATCAGGTGGCAACAG ATGCTTTGGTTGCGATGGAGAAGGCGATGAAGCGGGATAAAATCACGGTGAATGACCGTCAGTTGGCCTGTGCTCGCATCACGTCTCCTGAGGGTCAGGACTATCTGAAGGGTATGGCAGCGGCTGGCAATTACGCCTGGGTCAACCGTTCCTCCATGACCTTCCTCACCCGCCAG GCATTCTCCAAAGTCTTCAATACCACACCAGATGATCTGGACATGCACGTCATCTATGACGTCTCACACAACATCGCCAAGGTGGAAGAGCACATGGTGGACGGCAAACAGAAGACGCTTCTTGTGCACAGAAAGGGATCAACACGAGCCTTCCCACCACACCATCCACTCATACCTGTTGACTACCAG CTGACCGGCCAGCCAGTTCTGATCGGAGGAACGATGGGCACCTGCAGTTATGTGCTGACGGGCACAGAGCAGGGCATGACAGAGACGTTCGGCACCACGTGTCACGGAGCG GGTCGAGCTCTATCCAGAGCCAAATCCAGACGCAACTTGGACTTCCAGGACGTTCTGGATAAACTGGCAGACATGGGTATTGCCATCAGAGTGGCATCACCAAAGCTGGTGATGGAGGAG GCTCCTGAATCCTATAAGAACGTCACAGACGTGGTGAACACGTGCCACGATGCTGGCATCAGTCAAAAGGCCATCAAGCTCAGGCCCATCGCTGTAATTAAAGGCTGA